The Amyelois transitella isolate CPQ chromosome Z, ilAmyTran1.1, whole genome shotgun sequence genome contains a region encoding:
- the LOC106134606 gene encoding uncharacterized protein LOC106134606 isoform X2 gives MAHKSAISNDPAFQRTKLIAQIGQFKGQLTRAQKFAMEQQEQVLVDCESIELRIKGLQDSLVSYRSHKLSLQLLDDKIDDSNFEEDDLEELCLFTISSMKKILNSAKGPENHNSTIFKDTTPEYSAMTRKLPQLEIPYYDGKDVVQYKTFMDMFMAVIGGDTNLAPIQKLFYLRKYLKGDALMLVEGLPLVNSSYDDALRLLNNRYDNKCILVTHHINKLLDIQAISKGTAQNLRQFVSSARQLLGALNGLGQKTEHWDMIVITILMRKLDSYSCRAYFTDRNQDALPTLDDFFKFVEKRALSFEESQHSEASNCYIWCQEFQFSRHAMPG, from the exons atggcGCATAAATCTGCGATTTCAAATGATCCAGCATTCCAGAGAACCAAACTAATAGCCCAAATTGGACAATTTAAAGGGCAGCTAACAAGGGCGCAAAAATTCGCCATGGAACAACAAGAACAAGTACTCGTCGATTGCGAATCCATCGAGCTACGAATTAAAGGTCTCCAAGATTCGCTGGTTTCTTATAGAAGCCACAAATTGAGTTTGCAGCTTCTAGATGATAAAATTGACGACTCTAATTTTGAGGAGGATGACTTAGAAGAACTGTGCTTATTTACAATAAGCAGcatgaagaaaatattaaattctgCGAAGGGGCCTGAAAACCACAATAGCACGATTTTTAAGGATACCACGCCGGAGTATAGCGCCATGACCAGGAAGTTACCTCAGCTTGAAATACCATACTACGATGGAAAGGATGTGGTGCAGTACAAAACCTTCATGGATATGTTTATGGCAGTAATCGGTGGTGATACTAACCTTGCTCCTATACAAAAGCTATtctatttaagaaaatatttgaagggAGATGCGCTAATGCTGGTTGAAGGTCTACCTCTAGTAAATAGCTCTTATGATGATGCATTAAGGTTGCTAAATAATAGATATGacaataaatgtattctaGTAACTCATCATATTAATAAGCTGCTAGACATACAAGCAATCTCTAAAGGTACTGCGCAGAACTTAAGACAGTTTGTTTCATCAGCTCGTCAACTACTAGGAGCTTTAAATGGGCTTGGTCAAAAGACGGAGCATTGGGACATGATAGTTATTACCATTTTAATGAGAAAGTTAGATTCTTATTCTTGCAGGGCTTACTTTACAGATAGAAACCAAGATGCCTTACCAACCTTGGATGATTTTTTCAAGTTTGTGGAGAAGAGAGCTTTGAGTTTTGAAGAAAGTCAGCATTCAGAAG CTTCAAACTGTTACATATGGTGTCAGGAGTTCCAGTTTTCTCGCCACGCGATGCCTGGTTGA
- the LOC106134606 gene encoding uncharacterized protein LOC106134606 isoform X1, protein MKNDQFRICKPEGKLPKEWTKRTVLSCIATFFDPLGLAGPIVTKAKEFIQKLWIEKLSWDDPLPDKLLLSWNNFFCDLMNMDPLIIDRNLKICNADHVDLIGYCDASNIAFGSCVYIRAIHGKMVHVSLVCSKSRIAPVNAKISIPKLELNGAVLLAKLFKKILSLFHNVNFRYKYLFTDSQIVLWWLKSDNKPQYIQNRVHTINELTKECNWFHVNGSNNPVDCLSRGLNPTQLASCQIWWQGPQELYDVNFIPKEISLNKVISDDIDDLNVVNCSIQQEMFPISNVSTLTRLQRIYAYVLRFINNCKLAKDDRNLRNLTASEIRYSMSRLIVYIQSLHFNQELKCMAKNIPIKTNVKSLNPFLDKLGIMRVAGRLENANVPYNQKYPIILPNKCHFTTLIIRNEHLSLLHSGLKLTLSSLVQRYYIVSAVREIKKVVHRCTICFKFRAERASQLMGSLPGARITQDRVFNQIGMDYCGPFQIKQSTLRRSIISKGYVLVIVCFVTKCIHLELVSDLTTECFLAAFKRFCSRRGIPATVFCDNASTFKGANNKLRQLYLLNNSQVHKDNVSDFCTTRGIEFKFIPSYSPTFGGLFEASVKLFKYHFKRVIGEICFTYEQFYTLMVQIEGILNSRPLTSLSQDVNDFSFLTPAHFLCGAPINSIPEPDLTSNSNTNILKFWRKCTKIQQDFWKAWHKNYLSQLISRPKWHKAKQNIRMRDLVLLIGDNCSPLKWPVARVINLYPGSDGKVRVVEVKYGQSVHKRAINKVAVLPIYDD, encoded by the coding sequence ATGAAAAATGATCAATTTAGAATATGCAAGCCAGAAGGTAAACTCCCTAAAGAGTGGACGAAACGAACTGTCTTAAGTTGTATTGCGACATTTTTTGACCCTTTGGGCCTCGCTGGCCCTATTGTCACAAAGGCAAaagaatttatacaaaaactatGGATTGAAAAACTGTCTTGGGATGATCCACTACCtgataaattgttattatctTGGAATAATTTCTTTTGTGATTTAATGAATATGGATCCCCTTATAATAGACCgaaatcttaaaatatgtaatgctGACCATGTAGATCTAATTGGCTATTGTGACGCATCAAATATTGCATTTGGCAGTTGTGTTTATATAAGAGCTATACATGGAAAAATGGTGCATGTATCATTAGTTTGTAGTAAATCAAGAATTGCCCCTGTTAATGCAAAAATATCCATACCGAAACTAGAGTTAAATGGTGCAGTATTGCTGGCCAAattgtttaagaaaatattatcattatttcataatgttaattttagatataagtatttgtttactGATTCTCAGATAGTACTTTGGTGGTTGAAATCTGATAATAAGCCacaatatattcaaaatagaGTACATACTATCAATGAGTTAACGAAAGAATGTAATTGGTTTCATGTTAATGGGTCAAACAATCCGGTTGATTGCTTGTCTAGGGGTTTAAATCCCACTCAATTGGCTTCTTGCCAAATTTGGTGGCAAGGGCCACAAGAACTTTATGATGTAAATTTCATTCCCAAagaaattagtttaaataaggTTATATCAGACGATATTGATGATCTCAATGTTGTTAATTGTAGCATACAACAAGAAATGTTTCCTATTTCAAATGTATCAACGTTAACTAGGTTGCAACGTATATATGCTTATGTTcttagatttataaataactgtaAACTTGCCAAAGATGATAGGAATTTAAGAAATCTCACTGCTTCTGAAATTAGATACTCAATGTCACGCTTGATTGTGTACATTCAATCTTTACACTTTAATCAAGAACTTAAATGTATGGCaaaaaacatacctataaaaacaaatgttaaatCTCTTAATCCTTTCTTAGACAAATTAGGGATAATGCGCGTTGCGGGAAGGTTGGAAAATGCCAATGTGCCTTATAATCAAAAGTATCCAATAATTTTACCAAATAAATGTCATTTTACAACACTTATCATACGCAATGAGCACTTGTCACTATTGCATTCAggattaaaattaactttgtcTAGTTTAGTGCAAAGGTATTATATTGTAAGTGCAgtaagagaaataaaaaaggtagtTCATAGATGTACCATATGTTTCAAATTTAGAGCAGAACGGGCTAGCCAATTAATGGGATCACTACCTGGTGCTCGAATTACTCAGGATAGGGTGTTCAATCAGATTGGAATGGATTATTGTgggccatttcaaattaaacagtCAACTCTTCGCAGATCCATTATTAGTAAAGGCTATGTGCTAGTAATAGTTTGCTTTGTAACTAAATGCATTCATTTAGAGTTAGTATCTGATCTCACTACTGAATGTTTTTTGGCAgcttttaaaagattttgctCCAGGCGAGGAATCCCAGCTACCGTTTTCTGTGATAATGCATCAACTTTTAAAGGTGCTAATAATAAGTTAAGGCAATTATatcttttgaataattctCAAGTCCACAAGGACAATGTTTCAGATTTTTGTACAACAAGGGGAATTGAGTTCAAATTCATTCCATCTTATAGCCCTACTTTTGGAGGACTTTTTGAAGCTTctgttaaactttttaaataccaTTTTAAGCGCGTTATTGGAGAAATTTGCTTCACATATGAACAGTTCTACACATTAATGGTTCAAATTGAAGGAATATTGAACTCAAGACCTTTGACATCATTATCACAAGATGttaatgatttttcttttttgactCCGGCTCATTTTTTGTGTGGAGCTCCAATAAATAGTATTCCTGAACCAGATTTGACCTCTAACagtaacacaaatattttgaagttCTGGAGAAAATGTACAAAGATCCAACAGGATTTTTGGAAGGCGTggcataaaaattatttgtctcAGCTTATATCACGGCCCAAATGGCATAAGGCTAAGCAGAATATTAGAATGAGGGATTTGGTTTTATTAATTGGAGATAACTGCTCTCCACTTAAATGGCCTGTTGCTAGAGTCATAAATTTATATCCAGGCTCAGACGGTAAAGTAAGAGTAGTGGAGGTCAAGTATGGTCAGAGTGTTCACAAACGAGCCATAAACAAGGTAGCTGTATTGCCAATTTATGATgattaa